In the Mytilus trossulus isolate FHL-02 chromosome 1, PNRI_Mtr1.1.1.hap1, whole genome shotgun sequence genome, one interval contains:
- the LOC134711487 gene encoding uncharacterized protein LOC134711487, with translation MMDIGSNLEIHIKSTSNENETFIAVVDTVRKDNDDIGALYYVVAVVLIYGLSIVMMIASHIRKNKQDNQLRTYIKEMAMLRKTDRREKLVDKIQNLPNIARSLMHMELIEKADANINEEDEDSREMLLCKNSTFNSSDSVFQGQYEDNPDPNVNVTPKSDHSKSNMYIQVINENAPL, from the coding sequence ATGATGGACATTGGAAGTAATTTAGAAATTCATATCAAGTCGACGAGCAATGAAAACGAGACATTTATAGCAGTAGTTGATACTGTACGTAAAGACAATGACGATATAGGTGCTCTGTATTATGTTGTAGCAGTGGTGCTAATCTATGGATTATCAATCGTAATGATGATAGCTTCACACATCCGCAAAAACAAGCAAGATAACCAGCTACGTACGTACATCAAGGAAATGGCCATGTTACGGAAAACGGATCGACGTGAAAAATTGGTAGATAAAATTCAGAATTTGCCAAATATAGCGAGAAGCTTAATGCACATGGAACTAATAGAGAAAGCGGATGCTAATATAAACGAAGAAGATGAAGATTCACGGGAAATGTTATTGTgtaaaaatagtacatttaaCAGTAGTGATTCGGTTTTTCAAGGTCAGTATGAGGATAATCCAGATCCTAATGTCAATGTCACTCCAAAGTCAGATCACAGCAAATCAAATATGTACATACAAGTCATCAATGAAAATGCTCCTTTGTGA